The Sphingosinicellaceae bacterium genome includes the window CCGACCCAGTCCGCCGACCTGAAACCCTATCTCGCCGACGGCTCGGTCGAGGTCGTCCGCGCCAACCTGAACGATGCGCGCTACACGCTGGCGGTCCCGGCCTATCTCTATGCTGCAGGGCTGAAGGACTTCACCTCGATTGGTCGCTTCGCGGGCCTGCTCGGGGGCAAGATCTACGGCATCGAGCCCGGCAACGACGGCAACCGCCTGATCCTCGGCATGATCCGCAAGGACCAGTTCGGCCTCGGCAAGTTCACGCTGATCGAGAGCAGCGAGCAGGGCATGCTGGCGGAGGTCGAGCGTGCCGGCCGCGACAAGCGCCTGATCGTCTTCCTCGGCTGGCAGCCGCACCCGATGAACACGCAGTTCGACATGCGCTATCTGTCGGGCGGCGACACCGTGTTCGGGCCGAACTTCGGTGGTGCCAAGGTCTACACCAACGTCCGCAAGGGCTATCTCGCGCAGTGCCCCAATGTTGGCCGCCTGCTGCGCAACCTGGTGTTCGAGGTCGGCGACGAGAATGCGCTGATGGCGGCCGGGATCAAGCTCGGCGACCCCAGCGAAGCAGCACGGAGCTGGCTGCGCAGCCATCCGGCGAAGGTCGAGGCCTGGCTCGAGGGCGTTCAGGCCGTCGACGGCAAGCCGGGGCAAGCGGCGGTCACCGCCTCGCTCGCGCCTGCGGCGCGCGGCAACCTGATCACCGCCAACAAGATCCCGGTCGGGCGGTGGATGAACGATCTCGTCGAGACGATCAAATCGCATGGCAAGGTCTTCGCCTTCATTACGCTGGTCGTCGGCAGCTCGATCGCGGCGCTGACGGCGCTGCTGATGGCACTGCCGCCGCTGCTGTTCGTGGCGCTGATGGTGGGCCTCGCGTGGTACCTCCGCCGTTCGATCGCGCTCGCAGTCTTCGTCGCGCTGGCCCTGCTGTTCATCATGAACCAGGGCTATTGGGCGGCGACGATGGAGACGCTGTCGCTGGTGCTGTTCGCCGCCGCGGTGTCGACCGCGATCGGGGTGCCGATCGGCATCTGGGGCGGGCATCGGCCCCGCGCCTACGATGCGCTGCGCCCGGTGCTCGACCTGATGCAGACGCTGCCGACGTTCGTCTACCTGATCCCGACATTGGTGCTGTTCGGGCTGGGCGTCGTGCCCGGCCTGATCTCGACGATCATCTTCGCGCTGCCGGCCCCCATCCGGCTGACCCAGCTCGGGATCGCGTCGGTGCCCAAGCCTTTGCTGGAGGCGGGCGAGTCCTTTGGCGCGACGCCGTGGCAGTTGCTGCTCAAGGTCGAGCTGCCGGCGGCGGCGCAGTCCATCGTCGCGGGCATCACCCAATGCATCATGCTCAGCCTGTCGATGGTGGTGATCGCCGCGCTGGTCGGCGCGGGCGGGCTCGGCGTGCCGGTCGTCCGTGCGCTCAACACGGTGCAGGTCGGCATGGGCTTCGAGGCCGGTTTCGCCATCGTGCTGCTGGCGATCATCCTCGACCGCATGACCCGCAGCGATGCTAAGGGGGCGGCCTCGTGACCGTCGCGCTGGAATTTCGCGACGTCGATATCCTGTTCTGCAAAAGCCGCGGGCGGCGGCGCGAGGCCGACATGGCGCGCGCCCTGAAGCGGCTCGACGAGGGTGCCGGGCGCGCCGACATCGCCGCCGAGACTGGGGTGGTGCTCGGTGTCTCCGGGGCCAGCCTGACGGTCGAGCAGGGCAAGATCTCGGTGCTGATGGGGCTATCGGGCTCGGGCAAGTCGACCCTCTTGCGCGCCGCCAACGGCCTCAACCCCGTCACGCGGGGCAACGTCCTGGTTCGCGACGGCGTCGGTTCCAAGGACATCGCGTCGTGCGGCGAGGGCGTGCTGCGGCACATCCGCCGCTACCGGGTCGCGATGGTGTTCCAGCAATTCGCGCTGCTGCCGTGGCGGACGGTGCGCGAGAACGTCGCCTTCGGGCTGGAGCTGCGCGGTATGTCGCGCGCCGAGATCGCTGATATCGTCGACGAGCGGCTGGCGCTGGTCGGGCTCGACAGCTGGGGCGACCGCTATGCCGGCGAGCTGTCGGGAGGCATGCAGCAGCGCGTCGGGCTGGCGCGCGCCTTCGCCACCGATGCCGACGTGCTGTTGATGGATGAGCCGTTCTCCGCGCTCGATCCGCTGATCCGCTCCAAGCTGCAGGACGAGCTGCTGAGCCTGCAGGAGCAGGTGCAGAAGACCATATTGTTCGTCAGCCACGACCTCGACGAGGCACTCAAGCTGGGCGACCAGGTAACCATCCTCGACGGTGGTCGGATCATCCAGAGCGGCACCGGGGAGGATATCGTGCTGCGGCCGGCGACGCGCTACGTCGCCGATTTCGTCCGCCACATGAACCCGTTGAACGTCATGACCGGCGCGTCGGTGATGCGCCACGCCCATGCGCTGGCGGTCGCTGACGGCTGCGTCATCCTCGATGATGCCGGTCGCTACCGGCTGGGGTCGGGCGGCGAACTCGACGAACTAAGCGTTGCCGGCGAGAGCCACGACGTGACGATGGTCGAGGCTCCGGACGACCACGCCGAGTTCCCCGATGGCGTCGTCGCCTGTCCGGCCAGCGTGTCGGTGCGGACCCTGATCCGCATCTGCGCGGCCTCCGAGCACCCGGTGCTACTGACCGAGGACGGGCGGCTGGTCGGCGTCTGTGCGGGGCGCGATATCCTCAAGGCGCTCGGCGTCGCGCACGCCTGAACCTAGGCGCTACTCGGCGCGCACGCGCGGGAAGCGCGCTGTCGCCTCGATGTCCTCGAGGTTCAGGTGGCCGCGGACGTACTCCTGCGACGCATCGCGGACCGGGTGGAAATCCCACGATGACCGCGCGCCCTTTGCCGTTGCGGCGGCGACGATGCGCCGGCGGGCCTGGCTCGCGAGCACGTCGGCGTGGACGCGCTCGAGGTTCCAGCGCTC containing:
- the choW gene encoding choline ABC transporter permease subunit — translated: MRRHWDGWGFGRWAIAFAMAVMATGPAGAADPQSCNQVRLADVGWADVTATTALAAQLLDGLGYQARVTVLSTPVTFNGMRNGDVDVFLGNWMPTQSADLKPYLADGSVEVVRANLNDARYTLAVPAYLYAAGLKDFTSIGRFAGLLGGKIYGIEPGNDGNRLILGMIRKDQFGLGKFTLIESSEQGMLAEVERAGRDKRLIVFLGWQPHPMNTQFDMRYLSGGDTVFGPNFGGAKVYTNVRKGYLAQCPNVGRLLRNLVFEVGDENALMAAGIKLGDPSEAARSWLRSHPAKVEAWLEGVQAVDGKPGQAAVTASLAPAARGNLITANKIPVGRWMNDLVETIKSHGKVFAFITLVVGSSIAALTALLMALPPLLFVALMVGLAWYLRRSIALAVFVALALLFIMNQGYWAATMETLSLVLFAAAVSTAIGVPIGIWGGHRPRAYDALRPVLDLMQTLPTFVYLIPTLVLFGLGVVPGLISTIIFALPAPIRLTQLGIASVPKPLLEAGESFGATPWQLLLKVELPAAAQSIVAGITQCIMLSLSMVVIAALVGAGGLGVPVVRALNTVQVGMGFEAGFAIVLLAIILDRMTRSDAKGAAS
- the choV gene encoding choline ABC transporter ATP-binding protein, coding for MTVALEFRDVDILFCKSRGRRREADMARALKRLDEGAGRADIAAETGVVLGVSGASLTVEQGKISVLMGLSGSGKSTLLRAANGLNPVTRGNVLVRDGVGSKDIASCGEGVLRHIRRYRVAMVFQQFALLPWRTVRENVAFGLELRGMSRAEIADIVDERLALVGLDSWGDRYAGELSGGMQQRVGLARAFATDADVLLMDEPFSALDPLIRSKLQDELLSLQEQVQKTILFVSHDLDEALKLGDQVTILDGGRIIQSGTGEDIVLRPATRYVADFVRHMNPLNVMTGASVMRHAHALAVADGCVILDDAGRYRLGSGGELDELSVAGESHDVTMVEAPDDHAEFPDGVVACPASVSVRTLIRICAASEHPVLLTEDGRLVGVCAGRDILKALGVAHA